In the Lepidochelys kempii isolate rLepKem1 chromosome 3, rLepKem1.hap2, whole genome shotgun sequence genome, one interval contains:
- the LOC140908149 gene encoding myb/SANT-like DNA-binding domain-containing protein 7 codes for MQSSSAQVTMMESQNHKRAPAWTEREVRDLIAVWGEESVLSELRSSFRNAKTFVKISQGMKDRGHNRDPKQCRVKLKELRQAYQKTREANSRSGSEPQTCRFYDELHAILGGSATTTPAVLFDSFNGDGGNTEAGFGDEEDDDEEEVVDSSQQASGETGFPDSQELFLTLDLEPVPPEPTQGCLLDPASGEGTSAACVSMITGSSPSQRLVKLRKKKKMHSR; via the exons atgcagagctcatcagcacaggtgaccatgatggagtcccagaatcacaaaagagctccagcatggaccgaacgggaggtacgggatctgatcgctgtttggggagaggaatccgtgctatcagaactccgttccagttttcgaaatgccaaaacctttgtgaaaatctcccagggcatgaaggacagaggccataacagggacccgaagcagtgccgcgtgaaactgaaggagctgaggcaagcctaccagaaaaccagagaggcgaacagccgctctgggtcagagccccaaacatgccgcttctatgatgagctgcatgccattttagggggttcagccaccactaccccagccgtgttgtttgactccttcaatggagatggaggcaatacggaagcaggttttggggacgaagaagatgatgatgaggaggaggttgtagatagctcacagcaagcaagcggagaaaccggttttcccgacagccaggaactgtttctcaccctagacctggagccagtaccccccgaacccacccaaggctgcctcctggacccagcaagcggagaagggacctctg ctgcatgtgtttcaatgatcacaggatcttctccttcccagaggctagtgaagcttagaaagaaaaaaaaaatgcactcgcgatga